Genomic window (Chondrocystis sp. NIES-4102):
TAACCGAAGTTGGAGAAAACACTTCTTTGTTTCAAATAGGAGATCAAGTTTACTATGCAGGAAGTATTACGCGCCCTGGATGTAACTGTCAATATCAGTTAGTTGATGAGCGAATTGTAGGTAGAAAGCCTTGTAATTTATCTTTTGAGGAGGCAGCAGCTTTACCTTTGACAACTATTACCGCCTGGGAAGCTTTATTTGAAAGATTAGCAATTAAGCCGACTAAAACAGATGATAATCTCAATAGTAAATTGTTAATTATTAATGGTGCAGGGGGAGTGGGATCGATCGCCATTCAGTTAGCCAAACAAATAGCAGGGGTGGAGGTAATTGCTACGGCTTCTAGGGGAGATACGGTGCGGTGGTGCAGACAATTGGGGGCAGATCATTGTATTAATCATCATGAAAAATTGCTTAGTGGTTTGGCAAAACTAGGTATTGACGGGGTTGATTATATACTCTGTTTAAATGATACTGATCAACATTGGCAAAATATGGCAGAAGTAATTAAACCCCAAGGGAAAATTTGCTCAATTGTCGGTAATCAGTCGCCGTTGGATCTTAATATCCTTAAGAGTAAAAGCGTTACTTTTGCTTGGGAATTTATGTTTACTAAATCTCAATATAATACTTCAGACATTGCCTCTCAAGGAGAGTTGTTAAATCGGGTATCACGGTTAATTGAAATAGGAGTGATTAAAACCACCTTTAAAGAAAATTTAGGAATTCTTAATCCAGCTAATATGGCGATCGCTCACAGTAAATTGGCATCGGGTAAAACTATAGGTAAACTGGTGTTGATGGGAATGTAGATTTATTTTTAGAACACTTGTATTACAATAAGAGCTATTTAGAATACTTAGTTAAAAGTTTATTAATTTATACCTCTACAATTTCACTAATTAAATATTGTTAAGTTGAGTCTTGTTTGATATGATGATAAAATGCTCAACTCTTTACTACGACGGATATTGAGCCAACGATATTTAGCAATTTTGATCAATAAAATTCTTGAATTATAGTTACGTTAATTAACCAAACCAAGTTTTTCGGTTACTTTACTATTAGTATTTATACTGATGACAAATTGGTAAGTCATGAATATCTAGTTTTGGTACGTAACACACTATGAACTTTTACACTCTCACAATCAACGCCAAAAAAACTAAAAACAGATTATTAGGTAAAATCAAAAACAATAAACAAAATTTAAATTACCTCAAAGATTTAGAATCTTGGGGCAGTGTGGAGATTATCGAATCGGGGGATAACTATATTAAATACACCTTAATCTGATTATTACCAGATTGAATACATCTAGTGTTGTAATTTTTTATACGGTTGCTTCTAATATTTGAGGCAACTATTTTTTTAGTTAAAATTAACGAGATTCGAGAGTAATTACGGTTATTTCTGGAGGACAATTAAAACGACCAGGAAAATAACTACCTAAACCACGATTAATATAGAGTTGGTTTGTCCCTACTTGATGCCAACCTTCAGACCAATTCCAATTTCTAGCAATTTTGGCAATATTATTCAGGTAGGGGTAGCGATCGCGTAATTGTTGCGGTAAAAAGTTACTAATTTTTGGTAAGAGGGAAATCACCGCGCCGTAATGAGGAATAACTACTTGTCCGCCGTGGGTGTGTCCAGAAAGCTGTAAATCGACCCGATATTGTTTGAGGATATTAGCGGTATTTGGGTTATGGGAGAGGACAATACGAGGAATATGGTAAGGCACAGAGGCTAAAACTTCAGCAGGTCTAAATTGACGAGAAGATATATCGGGTAAACCTACGAGGGCTAAACTGTCTCCTAGAGGATAAACTACTTCATTCCAAAGTATTTTGAGTTTAATTTTGCCTAATTCCTCAATAATTTTGTCTTTAGCAGTTGCTGGAATTATATCGTGATTACCTAAACAACCGTAAACTCCGTATTTACTCTTGAGGTTTTGAAGATGTGTTGCTAATTGCTCGATGGGAGTTGGATCATCGGTCACGAAATCCCCTGTAATTACTATTAAATCTGGATTAACTTGATTAACTTTGGCGATCGCTTTTTGTAATATTGTTGTTGATAAATGGATGCGATCATAATGTAGATCTGATAGCTGTACTATAGTTGTACCAGATAATTGAGGAGATAAATTTTTAATGGCGATCGCAACTTTTTCTATCTTAATGGATTCACTGATCATTATTTATCAAACAGTTTGTTACACACAGTAAAATGACAACATAATTAGTTTTATGGATTAATATTTGCTGTTCTATTGTTATCTTACTAAGTAAAAGTTATGAGTCGCCTAAAATTATTATTGTTGTTACTGATCATTGCTGCTTTAGCTATTGTTTTCGTGCAAAATCAAGCACCTATTACTCTCAAATTTCTTTGCCCTGATCCAACTGCCACCTCATGCTTGTATAAGACTCCTCAATTACCCTTAGCAGTTTGGCTGGGTATTTTTACTTTAGCAGGAATGCTAACCAATTTATTAAGTAGCTTATTTAGTAGCTATGGAAATTCAGCTAAACAAAAATATAGTCCCGCAGCTAGACAACAATATATCGAAAATGATCCCTATGCTCAGAATTGGATTGATGAAGCTCGGCAAACTAGTACATATTCGACTCGCTCAACTTCTAATCAAACTATAGGAATTACAGATAAATATGAGCAAGCAACTAGTTATGAAAGACCACAGCAACCACAAAATATTGAAAGATCAGGGTCTAACTATTCCTATAAGTATCGTGCAGCAACTGAAAGAAGCTCTAACCCAGATATAAAACCTTCTGCGGATATTCAAGATACACCTCCTACTCCACCCAAAGAATTTGTCAGAGAATCAAAAATCGACCTTGATAAAGATGAAGAAGATTGGATTTAAGGGCAGTTTTTAGTAGTAGATAATAGCTCTCTTGATTCTTGTCTAACTATACCAATCATTGCTGCTTGTTGTAGATCAATAAATGCTTCTAAATCTTCTAATTCGTATTTATTTCTGAGCATCAAGCGGAGTTTTTCTTCTGCTTCTAAAGTCAAATAGCCTGTATTCAAAGCCTGTTTTACTATTTCTCTAATTAACTGCATAATCAAATTTAAGCTAAAGGTAATGCCAACATTATTATTGTTTAGTTTTTAAAGTTTTTCTATATTTAATTAATGACTGTATTTTCAAAGATATTTATCCATCAATCATCAAATTCTAATTAAGGGATAGTGTTTTTTCTGTAATCTCGATCACCTTAAAGTGAATTCCTAAATGGTCAAGATAATAAATTAATAAAGCTATTAAAAAGATTAAATATAAATACCAAAGCAAGAGTTACTTATTCTTATTGTTAGGTA
Coding sequences:
- a CDS encoding putative oxidoreductase → MKAIAVYQHLATDDPDCFEVVEIPKPQAKGKDLLVQVKAVGVNPIDYKVRSAIKDKLATPKILGWDAVGIVTEVGENTSLFQIGDQVYYAGSITRPGCNCQYQLVDERIVGRKPCNLSFEEAAALPLTTITAWEALFERLAIKPTKTDDNLNSKLLIINGAGGVGSIAIQLAKQIAGVEVIATASRGDTVRWCRQLGADHCINHHEKLLSGLAKLGIDGVDYILCLNDTDQHWQNMAEVIKPQGKICSIVGNQSPLDLNILKSKSVTFAWEFMFTKSQYNTSDIASQGELLNRVSRLIEIGVIKTTFKENLGILNPANMAIAHSKLASGKTIGKLVLMGM
- a CDS encoding metallophosphoesterase; translation: MISESIKIEKVAIAIKNLSPQLSGTTIVQLSDLHYDRIHLSTTILQKAIAKVNQVNPDLIVITGDFVTDDPTPIEQLATHLQNLKSKYGVYGCLGNHDIIPATAKDKIIEELGKIKLKILWNEVVYPLGDSLALVGLPDISSRQFRPAEVLASVPYHIPRIVLSHNPNTANILKQYRVDLQLSGHTHGGQVVIPHYGAVISLLPKISNFLPQQLRDRYPYLNNIAKIARNWNWSEGWHQVGTNQLYINRGLGSYFPGRFNCPPEITVITLESR